The sequence GTCACACAATTTAGCATCCAGTTCATAGTCACACACAATCACACAAAAGGCAAACTAAACGAATTTCATCAACATCTTTTCTTTTTGGGAGTAAGCTTTTTCTTCTTGGTATAATTGTTTCTTGTTGGGGTTGAGATTAGAgcacttggagttgcttcattttCAACACTTGGAGGTGGTGCAGGTGCACATGTGGCATCTTCAGGATATGCTCTTGCAGCAGGGTACATGCCTCTATAGCTGTTGCCATGAAAATTCTTAATAAAATTTTGCATCAGATGTCTAAAGCACTCTCTCTTGTCTGCATTAGGAAAAACAAGTTCTACAGCAGTCTCCAACCCCTTACATGCATCTGTACATATAGCAAGCTTATCTATATTGCCCAATGCTTTTCTCAATTGTGTCACAAACCAAACTCAATTATCTTTTGTTTCACCATCTATAAAACCAAAAGCAATTGGGTACATCCAATTATGCCCATCTAGTGCGGTTGCAGCAGCTAAATGCCCATTCCATCTACCATTCAGACACATGGAGTCCACGCTGAGGTAAGGTCAACAACTTCCAAGGAACCCTTGTATACATGGGCCAAGTGCACAAAAAAATCTATGGAAGTACACTTTCCCATCTACAACCTGGGTGTCTATCTTCACAACGCTATTGGGGGACCTCAACAAAACCTCTGCCTTCCATTGATACAACAACCTAAAACTATCATCCCATGTACCATACATTTTTTCAATGCTTTCTGCAGCCCTTTATATGCAGTGTCATAAGTTATTTGTACCTTATATGTTGCTTGAAGTCTCTTTTGTAGGTCCTTAGCACCTATAGTTGGCTCAATCCTAAGTATAGGAAGTGCCTTCTGTGCTACCCATCCTTGAGTAGCATTCAACCCATCCAACCGGCTGCTTGAGGCACATGAATGCTCATTCACCAACAATGTGACCTATATCACAAACCCAAATTGAATATTAGCAAGTAAATTAAAAAATAAACACTaaagtaaattaaaattaaacactaaagtACCATGACACTTCCATCTGGTTTTTTTGAACCATTTAGTCTCCAAGGACATTGGCCACCATTCCCTTGACAATACACCCTGTATCTTTCTTTGTCTGACTTTATTGTTCCAAGAAGAAATTCTTCGTTTATAGCATATTGCCTCACAGCTAGCCTGAATTTTACCATTGAGGGGTAGATGATACCCAAATGCATCTCTGGACGATCTACATCATGTAATATATTGAAAATTTCTGGAATATCGTCGTCAACCAGCACGTCAGCATCATAGTCATTCAAATCTGCACCATTACTCTGCGGACCAAAACTTGATTGTGAAGCAAATTGTGTTGTTGCACCATGTTGTGAATCATCCTCATCTCTAAGACCCAATGTGATGTATATCTCATCCTCATCAATAGGTGCAATTCTCTCATGAATTTCATGCTCCTCAATTTGTAGCATGGATCAATCAAACAATGTTCCACCAGTAAAACCAATGTCTTCTCTATCACCAGTACCACTGCCACTGGATTCACTTCCCTCGTCGACGCTTGTACTTACAATTTCATCGTCCATGATCGCTTCATAGTAAAGAAAAGCCATTGTTTATATTTATATGATCATAGAAATTAAATATGCAGGCGACGGATGATAGTTTTAGGTACCTGGGATGCTCTATGTAACTATCACTTAGATTAAATCTGACGTCCTACTCAAGTGCAGGTTGTAGAACGCCAAGTACCTGGCAAGTCTACCAGTCGCACGGGATGAAGAACCTGGCAAACCAAAATTCACATTCCTATTAGTGGCCACGCAACAAAAAGAAATCAAATATGTTATTGGAATCTGCTGTTACCTTGCGAGGGACACGAGGATGAAGTTGGTGCGGATAGCGATCAGATGAGGCGGGCACCGGGAGTCCGGGGTGGGACGAGAACCACCAGCGATCGGATGgagctataggtgtacatttgggccgggcctgatggcgggcctgatgggccgacccgaagcacgaaaaaaagcacggcccaggcacggcacgacccGAAATATTTTAGTGTCGGGTCGGCACGGCCCGTTATTTCGGGCCGAGGTCACGGCCCGTTTAAGACAgacacgaaatggcccatatagaggcacgaaaagacccatatatttattaaaaccacacttcattccacactttcatatacttgataaagaacacaaagctatagataatgctagttagatgttttttagctttgaattagagtatgtgatgtaattttacttttattatgaacattagacaataaactgaacttacgaactttgtatagatctaattatactctttttccttctaacaaaatgatttgtaaacgaggtagtcattgcataactgtggtaactttaatacaaatattaagtttgcttttgttcaaatttatttgtcttatcttttatttgttttattattttttgaatttAGGGTTATGATGTGAATTTTGGGCAAAAAATGAATTTCGGACAAAAAAATGAATTTCAGGCCTTAATATGAATTTTGGGCTAAAAAATAAATTTGGGCTAAAAAAATTGAATTACAGTCATCGGCACAAGTAACAGTAGAGAATGTGACGTTACACGGTGTAAGGGTATAAATGTCTAATTAGTGCAGTGGAGTATTTTAGCTAGGAAATGGGTTTAAGTGGGGTATTGTAGCAAGTCTTTGTCTCTTTGACACGCAGTCACGCCCTCCGCAAAACTCCCCCACTCCACGCCCGGCCGCACCTCTCCTATCTTGCTCCAAGCAGCAAGTTCCAACTCGAGTAGATTCACTTCGCCACTCCGTTGCCCTCTCCTCCGCCGCCCGATCCTTTCCCCGTCTGAGATGGCATCTCCGGCATCGGCGTCGCTTAAGGAAGCCGTGGGCAGCCTCGACCGCGACGGCTTTGTTGGTCTCCTCTCCAACCTCATCGGCGAGACCGCACACCTGCAGAACGACCCGCCGACCTACAGGCCTCAGGAGGAGCGCGTGGCGCAGCACGTAGTCGACGTGCTCCGCCCGGTGTCCGCGGACACCGGGGGCGGCCCCCTCCTTGTGCGGAAGATAAGCTACGCCGAGGGCAGGAGCAACGTCATCGTTGAATACCCCGGCACCGTCCCAGGCCGCGTTGTCTCCTTCGTCGGCATGCACATGGACGTCGTCCCTGCCAACGGCAGCGAGTGGGTAGGCCCGCGCCCGTTGATATTGTTGATTTGATTGGATCTACTGATGCAAAATTTGCACAATATTTTTAGCGTTGTGATTATCAGTGGAGTGCTTTGGTAATAATGGGAGTTTTACTGTAAAAGTTTTTTTTATTGGAAACGTATCCTGTGCTCATGGAGCTCTTGTGCTCATATGAGCACTTTTAAATCTGATGCCTTCATTTCTCATCTAGAGGGTGAGGGCAGCAGTGACACACAGAAGAGACAGACGGCGCAGCGTAACAAGGGTGATCAAGGGTGGCACACAGAAAAAACTAGTAAATATCTATTCACACTTGGATGAGAAATGAAAACACCAGATTTAAAGTGCTCATATGAGCACGAGAGCTCTATGAGCACAAGATACATATTTTTGGAGTTTCTTCACACTCGAATACTTTGTGTACAATGAGAGCACGTTTGTTTCATCTTATAATCTATTATATATAATCCAGCTTAAATAATCTAGATGGAAAACAAACAGATAGGTTATTAGGTCAAATTATATAATTTAGAGGCCCATAAGCTGCTCAACAGTTTATTTGGTAAAAGATCCACTACCTATGATAACTCCAGGAGGAAATATCTATCATGGCCACTCCTTAAAAAACATTTCATCTATTTCTTTCTTGCTCTGGCGGTCCCGCCATACACCACATgactaaaatcaataatcaaagtTCCAATAAGCTAGGTTGCTAAACAACTACACTAAAATtatttaatctagattatataatatataagctgaaacaaacaggcacTGATTCTAAAGTATTTCCGTTAAAGTGAGTTGTAATTAATCATTGGCTCCATGGCTGGTAATTTTGCATATATATTGCTAGATGTGATTGGCTCTATTCGTGTAAAAATCTTAATTTTTTTAGTTTTTCAACGGCATGATTTTTTTGGTTTGTAACTTTTTATAGACGTTAGATTTGTTTTGTTTTCTGATACATATGTGCTGCCTGTAAAAATCTTCATCGTTTTAGTCTGTTATTTTCGTAAGTCATCTTTTTTCACCCAATGATTACTTGATTTTTTTTGTTTTGCAAAAAAAGATGTACTTGATTTTATAATCACTTGAGTACTTGACCCCCTTCATAGTTGATTCATGATTCGAATCAGTGATCTTTGCTTATCGATCTTTCTGCAGGACTTTGATCCTTTCTCACTAACCTTTGATAGCGAGGATAAGGACAAACTTCGGGGACGTGGGACAACCGACTGTCTTGGACATGTCGCACTGGTGGCTCAGCTAATGCGGCGGCTTGGTGAGGTCAAGCCACCCCTGAAACATTCTGTCATTGCTGTGTTCATTGCCAATGAGGAGAACTCATCTGTCACTGGCATTGGTGTTGATGGCCTCGTGAAGGATGGATTACTTGACAAGCTCAAAACAGGACCCTTGTAAGAATTGTGCCTTAAAAATCTAATGTGTTGTTTATGTGGATTTTGTGTTGCTTTTAATTGGATATTGTTGGTGCTGTGAAGGTTTTGGATAGATACAGCTGATAAGCAGCCATGCATTGGCACTGGTGGAATGATTCCATGGCATCTCAAGGCAACAGGGAAGCTGTTCCACAGTGGCCTTGCACATAAGGTATTTGACTAACTTGTCAGGCTGCTTCAGTTTGGTCATTGTTCTATACTTCTATGGTCTTTGCTGaattggccatctcccaggagttgCTCAGATATATTTGAAAATATACATGTAGCAGTTGTAGAATCCTATCTGTTACACATGGCATCTATATCTGATTAATCAGCTCCATTCTGATCTAATCGAGATGCATATTTTAAATCTCCGCCTCAAAATAGATATGCCTTTATGCCACAGATTTTTATACTTATTATTTGAATAAAATTAGGCTGCACCCTTTTCATGCTTGTCTAAGAACTTCCATTTATTTAATTATACATTTTTGGAGACAACCCCACCGTTGCTTTTGAATTGTGTGCCTTATTTTATTTATCTTTCTCTCTAGGCCATAAATGCAATGGAGATGAACATGGAAGCACTAAAGGTAATCCAAAAACGGTTTTACACTGACTTCCCTCCACATGAGAAAGAGAAGGTCTATAAATTTGCTACTCCATCTACAATGAAGCCAACTAAATGGAGCTGTAAGGCCAACTTGAACCTTTTTAGTACTTTGTTCATGTTTAAGTAAACAATCATGTATTGCTACTCACACTCTAAGAAATGGTGCTTTGCAGATCCTGGCGGGGGGCTTAATCAAATTCCGGGAGAATGCACAATTTCAGGGGATGTAAGGTAAAATCATTGTCCTGTTTTAGTTTGCCAATCCTTTAGTGACAGTGAAATTCAAATAGACAAATTGAGCATGCGCTTGATGTAGGCTGTTTATGCTGTTGTGGGGGGCATGATCCCCTACAGCTAGAGAACTCATTTGTTTACTTAGGGTGTGGTTATTAGTGAACAAATTAAAAGTACAATCTGTTGGAAAAAGAATGGCATCACTCTATTTTATTTGTTCTTGAAACATCTAACATGGAGTTATTCCTGACTATATATTTAATTTTTGTGTATTACAGGTTGACTCCTTTCTATAGGTAAACCCTTTTTCTGTTGTTCTGCTCTGCTTCTACGTTGGAAATGATCTGTTGAATTGATAGTTTCCATTTGTCGTACAGCACTTCGCATGTCATGGAGAAGTTGAAGGAATATGTAGAGGACATCAATGAGAGATTTGAAACAGTACTTGATACTCGTGGTCCTGTGTCCAAATATATTCTTCCTGATGAAAATCTACAAGGAAGGTGAAGCATTTGGTGTTTGTACTCTTTATCCTTTAGCTGTAATCATCATGGTGGAAGGGGCACTGATGCTACCAGTGATTTGTATTGATAGGCTTGAAATCACTTTTGATGGAGATGTGATGAATGGGGTGGCTTGCAATCTGGAGTCTCGAGGCTATCATGCATTATGCAAAGCAACCAAGGAAATAGTTGGCCACGTGGAGCCATATTCCATCACCGGGAGTCTACCTCTAATCCGGGAATTACAGGTCTGAGAATTGATGTACAAACTTGCTTTCTGAGCCCTAACTCCATTAACTAAAGCAAATTCGTTATCGAACTTTTGCAGGACGAGGGATTTGATGTTCAAACAGCTGGATATGGTGAGTGCTTATATAAGCAAGAAAACACATTCCTTTTTTTATGATTACTAGTATTTATTTTCCTAGTTTGACCTGCATCAAATGTAACTGTACATGTCCATCTAATGTTGCTACTGCTTTCACGCAGGCTTACTGAAGACGTACCATGCGAAGAACGAGTACTGTCTGTTTTCAGACATGGCCCAGGGCTTTCAGGTGTTTCTGAGCATCATTTcacagctggaagaagaggtctgAGCCTTCTTGATGGGATAGaccaatactccctccgtttcgttttagttgtcgctggatagtgcaaaattgaactatccagcgacaactaaaaagaaacggagggagtacctcCAATTTACATTACTCGTTGCTCAGTGATCTGTTTAATACCTCCAATTTACATCACTGGTTGCTCAGTTGTCTGTTTACAACTCTTTTCAAGATTCCGGGACACGGACATCTAACAAGCCTTCGAGGTTGTCTGTCACCCGTTGAAAACGGAGCCATTTCACCGCAGTGTTCTCGTGGGCATAAAACCTTTGTGCTACAACTTGGCATAAAATCTTTGTGCTACAACTCTACGTAGGCATTACAACTCGTTGTATGAACTTGAAATTAATATATCTCCCATTTCCAAAAAAAAAACTTTACGTAGGCCGGGGTTGTTTGGTTCTGAAGCTTATAAGTTGGGCTTGGGCTTTGGCTCCCATTTATAAGCTTTCAGATCATAGGTAAGGGCTAAAACAAACTTTAGGCCGGGGTTGTTTGGTTGATCAGACGAGATTTCGTAGAGCTCAATCGTAGTATCCTGGATGAGTGGAGACAGGTTGAGTCTGGATGCATTGACTTTTTTTTGGGGGGCAACGTCTTATGTACTGTATCCGCCCAGCCAGGCTCCCAAGTGAAGCTTTGCATCGGTGGAGTCATCATGAACAGTAAAAACAATTAACCAAACAGGCTTTTGGGTTTATAGTACGCGCGAGTGAACGTGAAACCATGATGGAGAAGAAGCAAGCGACTAAACACGCCTAGGTAGGGTTGTCGGCTAGGTAGGGCTGAGGGCTGTCGGCTCGCTCGATTCGTAGTCTGTGACGTAGCTATAATTTTAATGATGGGTGGTTTAGTTTAATTTTTTTTTCACAACGTAAGTGCAGCAATCTGCAAACATGTACTACTTTTTTCTCGAATATTTGTTGCTTGTTGCTCGTTAGTTTATTTTAAACTAAAatgtgacaaataaaaaagaacgaatGAAGTATGTAATATTTTTTTTAAATATAATACGATCAAATAAACAGGtcgtataatcatttaccattttAGAAATAAAAGTATAAAGACATCTAACAATCTAACATCTTAAAAATAAAAAGTATAATTTTTTTAATAAATACGATATGGTTGTAGGTACTTCATATGTACAAATTGTACGAGAATTGATCCATAAGGTGTGGTCGATTAGATTTATGGTATCTGCATGATAAGTGCGATCTTCTCCTACCTAAGCGATTTGACGTGTGCAGTGAGCATGTAGCCAATAGTGAATTTAAGCGAGAATATCATTGGTGTCATCAGGATTAGCTTTACTATGTGCTATAGTTTTTTTAAACTTTAATAGTGCATTGCTAAAGGGTTTATAAATTTTATCGGGGTCGACTTACCCCAATAAACACACCTAAATTTGCACCTACGTGCATTGTGTTCTACTGAGCCTGAAACACGTGTGGGACGAAGTCGTGCTAGATCTGCTTGGAACACCATCGCACACGTTTATTCTAGAACCATATAGCCATCTAGTGTGTCTGTTGGTCTAGAAACTTAACTTCACATGTTGTCGTGATGCGTTGTGCCATGGTTGTAGACATATCAAATAAATAAAACAAAGTTACTGCTTAAGAGTAATATTTTTACATCTAATATATTTTATACCTATAGTTTAATGGATTTTGGGCTAGGATGGTCCATGGCCCGCACGGACCACcctctagcttcgccaatgtccgTGCTCAAATCGACTCGTTTGAATTTTTTTACGAGCTAAACTGACATCCTAGCttagttcgttaacgagccaactCGGTTTGTTAACGTGTCAACTCACGAGataaacgagctatcacatttcagCAAAACAAAAATGTATAAATATCATTTACGTAACAATTGATGAATATGTTATATATGTGTGGTGTCTATACCctatgagttaaactaatgattgatgAACCGGTTTATGTGTTAAGTTGGTCTATGCAAAAAGAATATAACTATGGgttaatgaaagtcgcctagagggggagtgaatagacgaaatctgaaaattataaacttaagcacaactacaagccggggttagcgttagaaatataagcgagtccaaaagagagggcgaaaacaaatcacaagcaaataagaatggatgacacggtgatttgttttaccgatgttcggttcttgcaaacctactccccgttgaggtggtcacaaagaccgggtctctttcaaccctttccctctctcaaacggtcacttagaccgagtgagcttccttccttgatttttcgggtcacttagaccccgcaaggaccaccacacaattggtgtctcttgcttcgcttacaaggttttgagagtaagaatgagagaaagaagaaagccaaccaagcaacaggaGCAACAAAATAACACAAGTCGATctcctcacaagtcctaaaaactagagttgaattggggactttgattcgatcggaggctttgatttgtgtcttggagtgttgtgtattgctcttgtattgaatgagatgtagtgaatgcttggatgccttgaagagtggtggttggggggtatttatagtcccaaccaccaatatggccgttggtgaaggcttctgtcgtatggcgcaccggacagtccggtgcgccaccggacactgttcggtgcgcctgccacgtcacgaggccgttgggttccgaccattggagctctgacttgtggggccaccggatagtccggtggtgcaccggacaggtcctgtagactgtccggtgtgtcttctggcgtctgctctgacttctgcgcgcgcaggcgcacactgtagcgcatttaatgttctctgcagacgaccgttggtgtgaagtagccattgctccgctggcacaccggacagtccggtgaattatagcggagcggcctcccaaattcccgaagctggcaagttcagagtcgatctctctggtgcaccggacactgtccggtggcacaccggacagttcgatgcgccagaccaaggctgcCTTCGGTAAACTTTGCTCCTTAGTTTTGAAacctttcttttgacttgtattggtttgttgtgaacctttgacacctgtagaactcataatctagagcaaactagttagtccaataatttgtgttgggcaattcaaccaccaaaattcatattggaaaaggtttgaccctatttccctttcaatctccccccttttggtgattgatgccaacacaaaccaaagcaaatataaaagtgcagaattgaactagtttgtataattgtaagtgcaaaggttgcttggaattgaaaccAATATACTTATTTCAATATAtgtgcatggatggttttcttcttatttaaaattttgtaccacatttgcaccactagttttgtttttgcaaatcctttgtaaaattctttttcaaaaacttttgcaaatagtcaaaggtacatgaataagattgaaagaagcattttcaagatttgaaattttctccccctgtttcaaatgcttttcctttgacttaaacaaaacccccctaaataaaattctcctcttagtgttcaagagagtttttgcaatttttgaagatactactttctcccccttttgaacacaataagatatcaatttaaaaaaatttaaaatttggtggtggtgcagtccttttgctttgggctcatactttctccccctttggcatgaatcgccaaaaacagatacttgtgaatgaaatataagccctttttctttctcccaatggcaaacaaataaatatgagtgaagattataccaaagtggagaactatgcggaataccggcaaagatcgatggagttgagtggaagcgcctttctttgccgaatactccatctcCCTTTCagttctatgactaagcatgagaatacacttgaaaacacattagtcatagacataaaagagacatgatcaaaggtatataaatgagctatgtgtgtaaagtatcaatcaaaattccgagaatcaagaatatttagctcattcctaagtttggtaaaggattgctcatctaaaggcttggtaaagatatcggccaattgatctttggtgtttataTAGGCCATCTCGATATCCccatttgttggtgatctctcaaaaagtgatatcgaatggctatgtgcttagtgcggctgtgttcaacgggattatccgtcatgcggattgcactctcattatcacataagagagggactttgctaaatttgtagccatagtccctaagggtttgcctcatccaaagcaattgcgcgcaacaatggcctgcggcaatatactcggcttcggcggtagagagagctactgagttttatttctttgaagcccaagacaccagggatctccctagaaactaacaagtccctgatgtgctcttcctataaattttacaccctacccaatcagcatcggaatatcctaataaatcaaatgaggatcccttggggtaccaaagaccaaacttaggtgtttgaactaaatatctcaagattctcttcatggccctaaggtgaacttccttaggatcggcttggaatcttgcacacatgcatatagaaagcataatgtccggtcgagatgcacataagtagagtaaggatcctatcatcgaccggtataccttttgatctacggatttacctcccgtgtcgaggtcgagatgcccattggttcccatgggtgtcttgatgggtttggcatccttcattccaaacttggtgagaatgtcttgaatgtactttgtttggctgttgaaggtgccctcttggagttgcttcacttgaaatcctagaaaatacttcaactcccccatcattgacatctcgaatttttgaatcataatcctactaaactcttcacaaatagatttgttagtagacccaaatatgatatcatcaacataaatttggcatacaaacaaatcattttcaatggttttagtaaagagagtaggatcggccttgccgactttgaagccattagtgataagaaaatctcgaaggcattcataccatgctcttggggcttgcttgagcccataaaacgcatttgagagtttatatacatggttaggatactcactatattcaaagccaggaggttgctcaacatagacctcttccttgataggtccattgaggaaggcattcttcatgtccatttgataaagcttaaagccatggtaagtagcataggcaagtaatatacaaattgactcaagcctagctacgggtgcataggtttcaccaaaatccaaaccttcgacttgtgaataccctttggccacaagtcgtgccctgttccttgtcaccacaccatgctcatcttgtttgttgtggaagaccaatttggttcctacaacattttggttaggacgtggaactaaatgtcataccttatTCCATgtaaaattgttgagctcctcttgcatcgccaacacccaatccgaatcttgaagtgcttcctctaccctatgtggctcaatagaggaaacaaaagagtaatgttcacaaaaatgagcaacacgagatcgagtgattaccccttatgaatgtctcctaggatggtgttcacggggtgatctcgttggattgcttggtagaCTTTTGGGTTTGGCGGCCTTTGattttgttcatcttccttgtcttgatcatgagcatctcccccttgatcattgtcctcctcttgaggtggctcatcttcttgaccttctccttcatcatcttgagcctcatccttatcttgagttggtggagatgcttgcatggaggaagatggttgatcttatgcttgtggaggcacttcggattccttaggacacacatccccgatggacatgttccttagtgcgatgcacggagcctcttcatcatctaattcatcaagatcaacttgctcta is a genomic window of Zea mays cultivar B73 chromosome 5, Zm-B73-REFERENCE-NAM-5.0, whole genome shotgun sequence containing:
- the LOC100283456 gene encoding Acetylornithine deacetylase: MASPASASLKEAVGSLDRDGFVGLLSNLIGETAHLQNDPPTYRPQEERVAQHVVDVLRPVSADTGGGPLLVRKISYAEGRSNVIVEYPGTVPGRVVSFVGMHMDVVPANGSEWDFDPFSLTFDSEDKDKLRGRGTTDCLGHVALVAQLMRRLGEVKPPLKHSVIAVFIANEENSSVTGIGVDGLVKDGLLDKLKTGPLFWIDTADKQPCIGTGGMIPWHLKATGKLFHSGLAHKAINAMEMNMEALKVIQKRFYTDFPPHEKEKVYKFATPSTMKPTKWSYPGGGLNQIPGECTISGDVRLTPFYSTSHVMEKLKEYVEDINERFETVLDTRGPVSKYILPDENLQGRLEITFDGDVMNGVACNLESRGYHALCKATKEIVGHVEPYSITGSLPLIRELQDEGFDVQTAGYGLLKTYHAKNEYCLFSDMAQGFQVFLSIISQLEEEV